Genomic DNA from Gammaproteobacteria bacterium:
TAAATACCATTGCTACGCGCTTTTGCACGCAAATCAGTCATCTTGGAAACAGTTAAACTACGATAGTCTGCAGCAACCAACGATATAGCTCGCGATGCAACTTCAGATACCTCTGAAACAATCGCTTGCTTATCTGTTAAATTAAGAGCCATGTTGCTACCCCTTTAAATTTATAAAAGTGCGTCTACGTAGGCCAACTTTCGTTTATTAAGCACACTAAAAAATAATTTTTCAGCACACACCTACGGTCTTTGACGATTATCGAAAAGACAAGCCTATCGATAATCAACCCCTGTTCAAACACAGAGGCATGAGGCTCCAAAGACGAAGCCAAATTCTTGAGGGCGACGAAACCGGTCGCCCCTACATTTATGCGTCAATACTTGAAATTTCTACCGCCAAGCCCGGGCCCATTGTAGAAGAAAGAGTCACCCTCTTCACATAAACACCTTTAGCACCTGTTGGCTTTAATTTATTCAAAGCAGCCAGTAACGCTTTAAGGTTTGCCTTGATCGCATCAACAGAAAAATTAATTTTTCCAACTGAGCAATGTATAATTCCATTTTTATCCGTTCTAAAACGAACTTGACCTGATTTTGCATTACGTACCGCAGCAGCAACATCCTGAGACACTGTGCCGTCTTTTGGATTAGGCATCAAACCTTTTGGACCAAGAATTTGTCCAATTTTACCAATGACTCGCATGGCATCAGGAGAAGCAATCACAACATCAACATCAAGCTCGCCATTTTTAACTTTTTCAGCTAAATCTTCCAAGCCTACAATATCAGCCCCTGCCGCTTTGGCGGCAGCCTCATTTTCGCTTCCAGTGAATACAGCAACTCTAACTGTTTTACCTGTTCCACTAGGCATTACTACGGAGCCACGCACAACTTGATCCGACTTTCTCGGATCCACGCCTAAATTAATCGCAATATCTAAGCTTTCTGTAAATTTTACAGAAGAAAGCTCGACTAATAAATTCACTGCAGCATCGACCGAGTACGTTTTGGTACTATCAATTCTTGATGCAATATTTTTTACTCTTTTTGAAATTCTAGCCATCTCAGCCTCCTACAATTCAGTGTCAACGCCCATACTGCGTGCAGTACCAGCAATAGTTCTAACCGCCGCTTCTAAATCTGCCGCTGTCAGATCAGGTGCTTTGGTTTTTGCAATTTCTTCTAACTGCGCACGTGTGATTTTACCCACTTTCACTGTATGAGGTGTTGCACTACCACTCTTCAACCCAAGTGTCTTTCTAATTAGAACAGACGCCGGAGGTGTTTTGGTGATAAATGTAAAACTCTTATCGCTATAAACAGTAATAATAACAGGGATCGGCAATCCTTGTTCTAAGGTCTGTGTTTTTGCATTAAAAGCTTTGCAAAACTCCATAATGTTGACACCTTTTTGACCCAAAGCTGGGCCAACAGGAGGAGTCGGAGTCGCCTGACCCGCTTTAATTTGCAGCTTAATATAGGCTGCTATTTTTTTACCTTTTACAGGTTTTGACATATCATTTCCTCATCATTTAGGGTCAAGCGCCAAACCAGTCAAAATATACCTGGCACTGGCTCCCCTTTCGTTAAAATAAAAAAAAACTAAATATTGCTACCCAGCTTTTTCTACTTGAGTAAACTCCAACTCCACTGGAGTTGAGCGTCCCAAAATTAGCACTGCAACACGCAACCGGCTTTTTTCGTAAAAAACTTCTTCTACTACACCATTGAAGTCTGCAAACGGGCCCTCAGTGATACGCACCACTTCACCGGCCTCAAATAAAACTTTAGGTTTAGGCTTATCCGCACTATCCTGCATTCGCTGCAAAATAAAATCTACTTCTTTTGGAGAAATAGGTGCAGGCCGCTCACTTGTTCCTCCGATAAAACCAACTACTTTTGGAGTCGATCTCACTAAATGCCAAGTGGCATCATTCATTTCCATTTCAACCAAAACATAACCAGGAAAAAACTTTCTTTCACTTTTACGTTTTTGCCCCGCACGCATCTCAACGACTTCTTCCGTAGGAACTAGAATTTGTCCAAAAGAGGATGTTAAACCAGAAAGAAGAATTGCCTCTTCCAACGATTTCTTAACATGCCCCTCAAGCCCAGAGTACGCCTGCACAACATACCAAAGTCTTTTTGGCAGCTCATTCGCATTTGATAAAGAATCCACGTAGCTACCCTCTTTGTCCTGTTAATCCATTGACCGCCCAAATAAACAAGGCATCAACCCCCCAAAGAAATAATCCAACCACCACTACCAT
This window encodes:
- the rplA gene encoding 50S ribosomal protein L1, whose translation is MARISKRVKNIASRIDSTKTYSVDAAVNLLVELSSVKFTESLDIAINLGVDPRKSDQVVRGSVVMPSGTGKTVRVAVFTGSENEAAAKAAGADIVGLEDLAEKVKNGELDVDVVIASPDAMRVIGKIGQILGPKGLMPNPKDGTVSQDVAAAVRNAKSGQVRFRTDKNGIIHCSVGKINFSVDAIKANLKALLAALNKLKPTGAKGVYVKRVTLSSTMGPGLAVEISSIDA
- the rplK gene encoding 50S ribosomal protein L11, which produces MSKPVKGKKIAAYIKLQIKAGQATPTPPVGPALGQKGVNIMEFCKAFNAKTQTLEQGLPIPVIITVYSDKSFTFITKTPPASVLIRKTLGLKSGSATPHTVKVGKITRAQLEEIAKTKAPDLTAADLEAAVRTIAGTARSMGVDTEL
- the nusG gene encoding transcription termination/antitermination protein NusG; amino-acid sequence: MPKRLWYVVQAYSGLEGHVKKSLEEAILLSGLTSSFGQILVPTEEVVEMRAGQKRKSERKFFPGYVLVEMEMNDATWHLVRSTPKVVGFIGGTSERPAPISPKEVDFILQRMQDSADKPKPKVLFEAGEVVRITEGPFADFNGVVEEVFYEKSRLRVAVLILGRSTPVELEFTQVEKAG